One region of Trichosurus vulpecula isolate mTriVul1 chromosome 1, mTriVul1.pri, whole genome shotgun sequence genomic DNA includes:
- the C1H5orf34 gene encoding uncharacterized protein C5orf34 homolog, which yields MEIEVRMVLYEDDSVEVHYIDGSKLQLSPCGSEFLFEKAPPISAHPLQQPERIRQRTEFVISNYREQLLQALDFRNCFSSRPFLPESIIPSERKQSVFTDISEVRWPSRDMQDAVICMDDGTVKISSLDGHAYLCLPKQQHEFTIHFLCRISQRSHSLMVLSEKKNNSLKKVDKQCEKASKNCMFRKTSDGQSLTNKENDSYCQIIKSKELLGANNFINGSRGKEMASLSHKKYTFVYTWVKQRWCVDSCPEEWKYPLSLALDFLHKFNKISKTDQNVKHIMVLASDISKEGEEVSVLPRALPLSCHNPHLHRWNFSNSSLQEQEYTYPELVKVVWYKGIVFRLTHETINSIEIFPGDGSILKSEGPFWGNYFTFSSVHKESEQKEEKMYSVRNLPPDRPGSPYSVCYLITQATRILQHCIKVRLSLSHNYNICCWKMVSGSNKGNIPVLLRETLIPMIGSFFVYSDNKVFAIFLDGISLTLIWNFRTFFKKRQINQGVTLGWCKLTLPDGQDQLIQIEHPGQFERYVATVIAWCRSLTQTNPQEFFTYPPSSPITEENWSVASELEKIQKFNFLLENDSILSQISTKKNEESSDISKSRSSETCSFFEEVNKKSVSVALKKTSEILQDIESLLAYSKK from the exons ATGGAGATTGAAGTTCGCATGGTACTTTATGAAGATGATTCAGTAGAAGTACACTATATTGATGGCTCCAAATTACAGCTTTCTCCATGTGGTTCTGAATTCCTATTTGAAAAGGCACCTCCTATTTCAGCACATCCTTTGCAGCAACCAGAAAGAATTCGTCAAAGGACCGAATTTGTTATTAGTAATTACAGA gaGCAATTACTACAGGCCCTAGATTTTAGAAATTGCTTTTCCAGTCGACCTTTTTTACCTGAAAGCATCATACCTTCTGAAAGAAAACAG tctGTTTTCACTGATATCTCAGAAGTCAGGTGGCCTAGTCGTGATATGCAAGATGCAGTGATTTGTATGGATGATGGCACTGTGAAGATTTCATCTTTAGATGGTCATGCTTATCTTTGCCTACCAAAACAGCAACATGAATTTACTATACATTTTTTATGCAGAATCAGCCAGAGGTCTCACTCACTAATGGTactatcagaaaaaaagaataacagtTTAAAGAAAGTGGATAAACAGTgtgaaaaagcaagcaaaaacTGTATGTTTCGAAAAACTTCTGATGGACAAAGcttgacaaataaggaaaatgattcATACTGCCAAATCATCAAATCCAAGGAATTATTAGGggcaaataattttataaatggaTCCAGAGGGAAAGAGATGGCATCTTTATCTCACAAGAAATACACCTTTGTGTACACATGGGTGAAACAGCGCTGGTGTGTGGATTCCTGTCCAGAAGAATGGAAATACCCCTTATCATTGGCACTTGACTTCCttcataaatttaataaaatatcaaaaactGACCAGAATGTTAAACATATCATGGTTTTAGCATCTGATATTTCAAAGGAAGGTGAAGAGGTTTCTGTTCTTCCCAGAGCTCTTCCCCTCAGCTGTCATAATCCACATCTGCACAG GTGGAATTTCTCTAATTCATCTTTACAGGAACAAGAATATACCTATCCTGAACTAGTAAAAGTAGTATGGTACAAAGGTATAGTATTTAG ACTTACTCATGAAACTATAAACTCAATAGAAATTTTTCCGGGTGATGGATCCATTCTCAAATCAGAAGGACCTTTTTGGGGGaattatttcacattctcttcagtacacaaagaatcagaacaa aaagaagagaaaatgtattcAGTAAGAAACCTTCCTCCGGATAGACCAGGAAGTCCATATTCTGTGTGTTACCTTATTACACAGGCTACCAG AATTCTTCAACATTGTATCAAAGTTAGACTTTCTTTAAGCCATAACTATAATATATGCTGCTGGAAAATG GTTTCTGGATCAAATAAAGGGAATATACCAGTGCTTTTGAGGGAAACACTCATTCCCATGATAGGAAGTTTTTTTGTGTACTCTGATAATAAAGTATTTGCTATCTTTTTGGATGGTATTTCCCTAACCCTGATTTGGAACTTCAGAACTTTCTTCAAAAAGAGACAG ATAAATCAAGGTGTCACCTTGGGTTGGTGTAAATTAACTCTTCCCGATGGACAAGATCAGTTAATTCAAATTGAACATCCGGGACAATTTGAAAG GTATGTGGCAACAGTAATAGCTTGGTGCAGGAGTCTGACTCAGACTAATCCACAGGAATTCTTCACATATCCTCCGTCATCACCCATTACTGAAGAAAACTG GTCTGTTGCTTCTGAActtgaaaaaatacagaaatttaACT TTTTATTGGAGAATGATAGCATCCTAAGTCAGATTTCTACTAAGAAAAATGAGGAGTCTTCTGATATTTCCAAATCAAGATCTTCAGAAACCTGTAGCTTTTTTgaagaagtaaataaaaagaGTGTATCAGTAGCATTGAAGAAAACCTCAGAAATCCTTCAGGATATTGAATCTCTTCTAGCCTATTCCAAAAAGtag